The Peribacillus simplex genome contains the following window.
CAATAATTTCAATGCTGTCTTCTCCCCAATTCCTTTAACTCCGGGATAGTTATCAGCTGTATCGCCCATTAAAGCTTTTAAATCGATCATTTGTCTTGGAGTGATCCCTTTCCATTCATAAAAGCTATCAGGATTATGCACTTCATAGTTACCATATCCTTTTTTTAACAATAATACAGAAATATTTTCTTCTATCAACTGGAGCATATCTTGATCGCCTGTCAATATACCCACCCGGCTATGTTGGGCAGATGCCTTCGCAATTGTCCCGATACAGTCATCCGCTTCATATCCAGAGAGCCCTATGTTAGGGATATCAAATGCTTCAACCGCTTTTTTAGCTAAGTCGAATTGAGGTATCATTTCGACCGGAGCTTCTGAACGATTAGCCTTGTATCCATCAAATAATTCATTTCTGAAAGTCTTGCTGCCCATATCCCAGCACACCGCTACATGGCTAGGTGAAAAATGATTCACCGCTGTCAGCATATGCTTCAAAAAACCTTGGACGGCATTAGTAGGAATGCCTTTTGAGTTAATCATGAATTGACCAGTAACGGCCGTTGCATAAAAAGCTCTGAATAATAGCGCCATCCCGTCGACAAGCATAAAGGAAGGATGTTGCTCATTTTCTCTCATTAACACATTATCACCTCTATCATGATGTACATCCATTTTAACATAACTGTCCCCTTTTTTAAGGATCGTTTAATTGGAAAAAATATTATTCAATCGGATTATCATCATAGGAGATCCAGTCACTGAAACTGCCAACATATATCTTCACATCTTTAAAGCCCGCTTCTTTCAGGGCGATATAATTGGGAGATGCCGTTACA
Protein-coding sequences here:
- a CDS encoding 5'-3' exonuclease produces the protein MRENEQHPSFMLVDGMALLFRAFYATAVTGQFMINSKGIPTNAVQGFLKHMLTAVNHFSPSHVAVCWDMGSKTFRNELFDGYKANRSEAPVEMIPQFDLAKKAVEAFDIPNIGLSGYEADDCIGTIAKASAQHSRVGILTGDQDMLQLIEENISVLLLKKGYGNYEVHNPDSFYEWKGITPRQMIDLKALMGDTADNYPGVKGIGEKTALKLLIQYQNIEGILENVASLTNGQRAKIESAVDMLHLSRKLAEIKCDVPISCSLDDAVYQYDREKVKNLARDHEFRALLKMI